A genomic region of Phragmites australis chromosome 2, lpPhrAust1.1, whole genome shotgun sequence contains the following coding sequences:
- the LOC133909095 gene encoding protein CANDIDATE G-PROTEIN COUPLED RECEPTOR 7-like, whose product MALASATARALLLLLLAVAGILLRPAAAEIKQESFKDDSRSSILFEKFGFSHRGSVSISVTGAKAASSLAKPDPSQLGFFLLSDEALFEAIYEQPPPTDLNPNPESSPGCVLSSPYVTPLFTFADLDRGGHYNKTFPITHPDEYSLFFANCAPETAVTMEVRTDMYNTNPDGTKDYLSVGQAPVPAIYAFFAVCYVVFLAGWLYITLYRNRLSAHRIHHLMSGLLVARMLYCISAAEDQHYIRTAGTPHGWDVMFYLFQLVKGVILFAVIALIGTGWSFLKPFLQDKEKKVLMVVIPLQVAANIAAAVVGETGPFFQGWITWNQILLFVDVACCCAVLFPVVWSMRSLRESSKTDGKAARTLAKLTLFRQFYVVVIGYLYFTRIIVYALKTITNYKYRWVSVASEEVATMAFYMFMFYMFRPAERNQYFALDDDEEEAAELALREEEFEL is encoded by the coding sequence ATGGCCCTCGCCAGCGCCACCGCccgcgccctcctcctcctcctcctcgctgtcGCCGGGATCCTCCTccgtccggcggcggcggagatcaAGCAGGAGTCCTTCAAGGACGACTCCCGCTCCTCCATCCTCTTCGAGAAGTTCGGCTTCTCCCACCGCGGCTCGGTGTCCATCTCCGTCACCGGCGCCAAGGCCGCCTCCTCGCTCGCCAAGCCGGACCCGTCGCAGCTCggattcttcctcctctccgatGAGGCGCTCTTCGAGGCCATCTACGAGCAGCCGCCGCCCACGGATCTGAACCCCAACCCTGAATCCTCCCCGGGATGCGTCCTCTCCAGCCCCTACGTCACGCCGCTCTTCACCTTCGCCGATCTCGACCGCGGAGGTCACTACAACAAGACCTTCCCCATCACCCACCCCGACGAGTACAGCCTCTTCTTCGCCAACTGCGCGCCCGAGACCGCCGTCACCATGGAGGTCCGCACCGACATGTACAACACCAACCCGGACGGCACCAAGGACTACCTCTCTGTCGGTCAGGCCCCTGTCCCGGCGATCTACGCCTTCTTCGCCGTCTGCTACGTCGTGTTCCTGGCCGGCTGGCTCTACATCACCCTCTACCGCAACCGCCTCTCCGCGCACCGCATCCACCACCTCATGTCCGGCCTGCTTGTCGCGCGTATGCTCTACTGCATCTCGGCAGCCGAGGACCAGCACTACATCCGCACCGCTGGGACACCGCACGGGTGGGACGTGATGTTCTACCTGTTCCAGCTTGTGAAGGGTGTGAtcttgttcgccgtgattgcgTTGATTGGGACCGGGTGGTCATTCCTGAAGCCGTTCCTGCAGGACAAGGAGAAGAAGGTGCTCATGGTGGTGATCCCGTTGCAGGTTGCAGCTAACATTGCTGCTGCTGTGGTCGGCGAGACCGGACCATTCTTTCAGGGATGGATAACATGGAACCAGATCTTGTTGTTTGTTGACGTCGCTTGCTGCTGTGCCGTGCTCTTCCCAGTTGTTTGGTCGATGCGTTCTCTGCGGGAGTCATCCAAGACAGATGGCAAGGCAGCCCGAACCCTTGCCAAGCTCACTCTTTTCCGCCAGTTCTATGTCGTCGTGATTGGATACCTGTACTTCACTAGGATCATTGTGTATGCGCTCAAGACAATCACCAACTACAAGTACAGATGGGTGAGTGTTGCGTCTGAGGAGGTTGCCACCATGGCATTCTACATGTTCATGTTCTACATGTTCAGGCCAGCTGAGAGAAACCAGTACTTTGCGCTCGACGACGATGAAGAGGAAGCTGCAGAGCTGGCGCTCCGTGAAGAGGAGTTTGAGCTCTAG
- the LOC133909096 gene encoding probable membrane-associated kinase regulator 4: MAKHSPQSHDQPLQEEDYIDMDLSSPPPAAEAATTTASLFCYNTAMAASPQNSREFEFHMSAPLDQWEPTASPADELFYKGKLLPLHLPPRIQMVRKLLESAAEKGLLLARTAPATPYQSCNVSAANSCYVSGELNAEHYFHECISVGIDAEKEVAACEKKPWSKKLKFIRHLNLGLKLKASKAYLKTIFTTKGGNPDDKNGTPRANELSNAQFKTCRKNPFGYIRSNRYIASPVSNSTTLGGKLKEDECGHRRSFSSVIIRYSSSNKTSSVSSSSCSSSNSSSFSIPSSNDSGVGPVLRRSSSASSEMDNPIQGAIAYCKKSQQLASVRKSASDAGFRFMSSSASKIAAESEEAEDIIEISQNINVNSMPPNNSVLF, from the coding sequence ATGGCGAAACATAGCCCCCAAAGCCATGACCAACCACTCCAAGAAGAGGACTATATAGATATGGATTTGAGttcaccaccaccagcagcagaaGCTGCCACCACCACAGCAAGCTTGTTCTGCTACAACACTGCCATGGCAGCCTCCCCACAAAACTCGCGAGAGTTTGAATTCCACATGTCGGCTCCACTTGACCAGTGGGAGCCCACGGCATCCCCAGCAGACGAGCTCTTCTACAAGGGCAAGCTGCTGCCGCTCCACCTTCCTCCACGCATCCAGATGGTTCGGAAGCTCCTCGAGAGTGCGGCTGAGAAGGGCTTACTCTTAGCGAGGACTGCCCCAGCAACACCATACCAGTCGTGCAATGTATCAGCGGCGAACTCATGTTATGTCAGTGGTGAGCTCAATGCAGAGCATTACTTCCATGAGTGCATATCCGTTGGCATTGATGCTGAAAAGGAGGTGGCAGCCTGTGAGAAGAAGCCATGGTCCAAGAAGCTCAAGTTCATCAGGCACCTCAACCTTGGTCTCAAGCTCAAGGCATCAAAAGCTTACCTCAAGACAATATTTACCACTAAAGGAGGGAATCCAGATGACAAGAATGGCACACCTAGAGCAAACGAGCTCTCCAATGCACAGTTCAAGACCTGTAGGAAGAACCCATTTGGCTATATCAGAAGCAACAGGTACATAGCCTCACCCGTCAGCAATAGTACGACACTAGGAGGCAAGCTTAAAGAGGACGAGTGCGGGCATAGAAGATCCTTCTCCAGCGTCATTATCCGATACTCGTCATCAAACAAGACATCCTCtgtctcatcatcatcatgttctTCGTCAAATTCATCCTCCTTCTCCATCCCAAGTTCAAATGACTCTGGTGTTGGACCGGTgctgaggaggagcagcagtgcAAGCTCAGAGATGGACAATCCAATTCAGGGTGCAATAGCATACTGCAAGAAGTCGCAGCAACTGGCCTCAGTGAGGAAGAGTGCAAGCGATGCAGGTTTCCGGTTCATGTCATCATCAGCATCAAAAATAGCAGCAGAATCTGAAGAAGCAGAGGATATAATTGAGATTAGCcaaaatataaatgtaaattCAATGCCCCCCAATAATTCTGTGCTCTTTTGA
- the LOC133909094 gene encoding ankyrin repeat-containing protein NPR4, whose amino-acid sequence MSLEIHEEGSVAGARAGTVKVMSVSGSGKRGRYVRQVTGRHNDTNLHVAARVGDAVALRRALGEAAAAVATGEGVEELEAARRAVAAEPNEAGETPLVAAAERGHLEVVVELLRHLDAEELVAKNRSGYDALHVAAREGHHAVVQEMLFHDRMLAKTFGPANTTPLISAAMRGHTEVVRLLLEQDDFGLVEMAKDNGKNALHFAARQGHIGIVKELLEKDPQLARRNDKKGQTALHMAVKGTSCDVLRALVDADPAIVMLPDKNGNTALHVATRKKRAEIVTVLLRLPDTHVNALTRDHKTAYDIAEGLPVCEESCEIKDILSQHGALRSRELNQPRDELRKTVTEIKKDVHTQLEQTRKTNKNVHGIAKELRKLHREGINNATNSVTVVAVLFATVAFAAIFTVPGGNDNYGVAVVVQAASFKIFFIFNAVALFTSLAVVVVQITVVRGETKSERRVVEVINKLMWLASVCTTISFIASCYIVLGRHFQWAAILVSLIGGVTMAGVLGTMTYYVVKSKRIRKIRKKEKMSRRSGSSSWYDNTELSETEFNPVYAL is encoded by the exons ATGTCGCTCGAGATCCACGAGG AGGGCAGTGTAGCCGGCGCCAGAGCCGGCACGGTGAAGGTGATGTCTGTGTCGGGCAGCGGGAAGCGGGGGCGGTACGTGCGGCAGGTGACGGGGCGGCACAACGACACCAACCTCCACGTGGCGGCGCGGGTAGGAGACGCCGTGGCGCTACGACGCGCGCTGGGCGAAGCCGCCGCGGCCGTGGCCACGGGGGAAGGagtggaggagctcgaggcggcgcggcgcgcggTGGCCGCGGAGCCGAACGAGGCCGGGGAGACGCCGCTCGTCGCGGCCGCGGAGAGGGGCCACCTCGAGGTGGTTGTGGAGTTGCTCCGGCACCTCGACGCCGAGGAGTTGGTCGCAAAGAATAGGTCGGGGTACGACGCGCTGCACGTCGCGGCGAGAGAAGGGCATCATG CTGTTGTGCAGGAAATGTTATTTCACGATAGGATGCTTGCCAAAACATTTGGCCCTGCAAATACTACTCCGCTTATATCAGCAGCTATGAGGGGCCATACTGAAGTTGTCAGATTGTTACTGGAACAAGATGACTTTGGATTGGTGGAAATGGCCAAAGATAATGGAAAAAATGCCTTACATTTTGCTGCTCGACAGGGACATATTGGAATTGTTAAAGAATTACTCGAGAAAGATCCTCAGTTAGCAAGAAGAAATGACAAGAAAGGTCAAACTGCCCTTCATATGGCCGTAAAGGGAACAAGCTGTGATGTGCTTAGAGCACTTGTGGATGCTGATCCGGCAATTGTAATGCTGCCAGATAAAAATGGGAACACGGCGTTGCATGTTGCAACAAGAAAAAAACGAGCAGAG ATAGTTACTGTTCTTTTGCGGCTACCAGATACCCATGTCAATGCACTGACCAGAGACCACAAGACTGCCTATGATATAGCTGAAGGGTTGCCAGTATGTGAGGAGTCTTGTGAAATTAAGGATATTTTATCTCAACATGGTGCGCTCAGATCTAGGGAGCTGAATCAGCCTCGAGATGAGCTACGGAAGACAGTGACAGAGATAAAGAAAGATGTTCACACACAGCTGGAACAAAcgagaaaaacaaacaaaaatgttCATGGCATTGCTAAGGAACTCAGGAAGTTGCACCGAGAAGGCATCAATAATGCAACAAACTCTGTAACAGTTGTTGCCGTGCTTTTTGCTACAGTTGCTTTTGCAGCAATATTTACCGTACCTGGTGGAAATGACAACTATGGGGTTGCAGTTGTTGTTCAGGCTGCCTCCTTTAAGatattcttcatcttcaatgCTGTAGCTTTATTTACTTCACTGGCGGTGGTCGTAGTTCAAATAACAGTTGTCAGGGGAGAAACCAAGTCTGAGCGGAGGGTTGTTGAGGTGATCAACAAGCTTATGTGGCTGGCTTCAGTTTGCACTACAATTTCTTTCATTGCTTCCTGCTATATTGTGCTAGGCCGCCACTTCCAGTGGGCAGCAATACTTGTTAGTTTGATAGGTGGTGTCACAATGGCTGGAGTTCTTGGTACTATGACATACTATGTGGTGAAGTCAAAACGCATAAGGAAGattagaaaaaaagagaagatgtCAAGAAGAAGTGGCTCGAGCTCCTGGTATGACAATACTGAGCTCTCAGAGACTGAGTTTAATCCAGTATATGCCTTGTAA
- the LOC133907769 gene encoding putative pectate lyase 21 produces the protein MAPPPSDGQLGDKLTMEDTKSLLPYGTVDSSLRALAGQAEGFGRHAIGGRHGDVYHVTNLEDDGPGSLREGCRRREPLWIVFDVSGTIHLSVGVCVSSYKTIDGRGRRVKLFGKGLQLRECEHVIVCALEIEGGRGHDADAVQIKPRSRHVWVDRCSLRDFADGLVDVTNGSTDVTISRCHLASHDKAVLIGGSSSHVEDRCIRVTIHHCFFDGTRQRHPRVRFGRVHLYNNYTRNWGIYAVCASVQSQIISQCNIYEAGEKKKTFMHKEEQAADKDQSSSGRIRSEGDLFLNDAQECAAYASEGAGDELWDFKVQDCYQSCSVQPASMALKELLQCRTGWEPVPMLPDVSCTEETVNLADPTA, from the exons ATGGCGCCTCCTCCCTCCGACGGGCAGCTCGGAGACAAGCTGACCATGGAAGACACGAAATCCCTTCTCCCGTACGGCACTGTGGATTCCTCGCTGCGCGCCCTGGCCGGGCAGGCCGAGGGTTTCGGCCGCCACGCCATCGGCGGCCGCCACGGCGACGTCTACCACGTCACGAACCTGGAGG ACGACGGGCCGGGCTCCCTCCGCGAGGGATGCCGACGGCGCGAGCCGCTGTGGATCGTCTTCGACGTGTCCGGGACCATCCACCTCTCCGTGGGCGTGTGCGTGTCGTCCTACAAGACCATCGACGGCCGCGGGCGGCGCGTCAAGCTGTTCGGCAAGGGCCTGCAGCTGCGGGAGTGCGAGCACGTCATCGTGTGCGCCCTGGAGATCGAGGGCGGCCGCGGGCACGACGCCGACGCGGTCCAGATCAAGCCCCGGTCCAGGCACGTCTGGGTGGACCGCTGCAGCCTGCGCGACTTCGCCGACGGCCTCGTCGACGTCACGAACGGCAGCACGGACGTGACCATCTCGCGGTGCCACCTCGCATCGCACGACAAGGCCGTGCTGATCGggggcagcagcagccacgTCGAGGACAGGTGCATCCGGGTCACCATCCACCACTGCTTCTTCGACGGCACGCGGCAGAGGCACCCGCGCGTCAGGTTCGGCAGGGTGCACCTCTACAACAACTACACCAGGAACTGGGGCATCTACGCTGTCTGTGCCAGTGTTCAATCGCAA ATCATCTCCCAGTGCAACATTTACGAGGcaggggagaagaagaaaaccTTCATGCACAAGGAAGAACAG GCAGCAGACAAAGATCAGAGCTCAAGCGGACGCATCCGGTCCGAAGGCGACCTGTTCCTGAATGATGCGCAGGAGTGCGCTGCTTATGCTTCAGAAGGTGCAGGAGATGAGCTGTGGGACTTCAAGGTCCAAGACTGCTACCAATCTTGTTCGGTTCAGCCCGCGTCAATGGCGCTCAAGGAGCTCCTGCAGTGCCGCACCGGCTGGGAGCCGGTTCCGATGCTACCAGACGTCTCTTGCACGGAAGAAACTGTGAATCTTGCTGATCCTACCGCCTGA
- the LOC133910152 gene encoding caffeoylshikimate esterase-like isoform X2: MDLHSEDIKYEEEFIVNSRGNKLFTCGWTSRNFQPKALIFICHGIAAECSISMRDTAARLVRVGYAVYGIDHEGHGRSSGRRCYIPKFGDVVADCSNYFMSICEKPENRGKKRFLYGISMGGSVALLLHRKAPDYWDGAVLLAPMCKVSDDMRPHPIVVSALTMICAVAPSWRIIPIPDIIDKVCKDPEMRKQVRSNPYIYRGKLPLKTCHELLMVSLDIEKNLSQVTMPFLVLHGGDDIVTDPSVSKLLFEKASSRDKTFKLYPGMWHALTAELPDDVERVYSDIISWLEERANCTANVSETSGTPSV, encoded by the exons ATG GATCTGCACAGTGAGGATATTAAGTATGAAGAG GAGTTTATCGTGAACTCCCGGGGCAACAAGCTGTTCACTTGCGGATGGACATCGCGGAATTTTCAGCCAAAAGCTTTGATCTTTATCTGCCATG GAATTGCTGCGGAGTGCAGCATATCGATGAGAG ATACCGCCGCTCGGTTGGTGCGGGTCGGATACGCCGTCTACGGGATAGATCACGAGGGTCACGGCAGATCATCTGGCCGGAGGTGCTACATACCAAAGTTCGGCGACGTCGTGGCAGACTGCTCCAATTATTTCATGAGCATCTGTG AGAAGCCGGAGAACAGGGGGAAGAAGAGGTTCCTGTACGGCATCTCCATGGGCGGAAGCGTGGCTCTTCTCCTCCACAGGAAGGCGCCGGACTACTGGGATGGCGCTGTCTTGCTTGCTCCTATGTGCAAG GTCTCTGATGACATGCGGCCTCACCCGATCGTGGTGAGCGCTCTGACCATGATTTGCGCTGTCGCGCCTAGTTGGAGGATCATACCCATACCTGACATCATCGACAAAGTCTGCAAAGATCCAGAGATGAGAAAGCAG GTTCGTTCCAATCCGTATATATACAGAGGAAAGCTTCCCTTGAAGACTTGTCATGAACTCCTCATGGTCAGCCTGGATATTGAGAAGAACTTGAGTCAG GTGACAATGCCGTTCTTGGTCCTCCACGGTGGAGACGACATCGTTACCGATCCTTCAGTCAGCAAGCTGTTGTTCGAGAAAGCATCAAGCAGGGACAAAACCTTCAAGCTCTACCCTGGGATGTGGCATGCGCTGACGGCTGAACTCCCTGACGATGTTGAGCGCGTGTACTCTGACATTATCTCTTGGCTAGAGGAGAGGGCGAATTGTACAGCTAATGTTTCAGAAACGAGTGGCACGCCAAGTGTCTAA
- the LOC133910152 gene encoding caffeoylshikimate esterase-like isoform X1, giving the protein MDLHSEDIKYEEEFIVNSRGNKLFTCGWTSRNFQPKALIFICHGTTALYPYLCSSSSRAKIKHTTIVLDFSSAGIAAECSISMRDTAARLVRVGYAVYGIDHEGHGRSSGRRCYIPKFGDVVADCSNYFMSICEKPENRGKKRFLYGISMGGSVALLLHRKAPDYWDGAVLLAPMCKVSDDMRPHPIVVSALTMICAVAPSWRIIPIPDIIDKVCKDPEMRKQVRSNPYIYRGKLPLKTCHELLMVSLDIEKNLSQVTMPFLVLHGGDDIVTDPSVSKLLFEKASSRDKTFKLYPGMWHALTAELPDDVERVYSDIISWLEERANCTANVSETSGTPSV; this is encoded by the exons ATG GATCTGCACAGTGAGGATATTAAGTATGAAGAG GAGTTTATCGTGAACTCCCGGGGCAACAAGCTGTTCACTTGCGGATGGACATCGCGGAATTTTCAGCCAAAAGCTTTGATCTTTATCTGCCATGGTACTACTGCACTCTACCCCTATCTCTGTTCAAGCAGTTCCCGGGCCAAAATCAAACATACTACTATCGTTCTTGATTTCTCTTCTGCAGGAATTGCTGCGGAGTGCAGCATATCGATGAGAG ATACCGCCGCTCGGTTGGTGCGGGTCGGATACGCCGTCTACGGGATAGATCACGAGGGTCACGGCAGATCATCTGGCCGGAGGTGCTACATACCAAAGTTCGGCGACGTCGTGGCAGACTGCTCCAATTATTTCATGAGCATCTGTG AGAAGCCGGAGAACAGGGGGAAGAAGAGGTTCCTGTACGGCATCTCCATGGGCGGAAGCGTGGCTCTTCTCCTCCACAGGAAGGCGCCGGACTACTGGGATGGCGCTGTCTTGCTTGCTCCTATGTGCAAG GTCTCTGATGACATGCGGCCTCACCCGATCGTGGTGAGCGCTCTGACCATGATTTGCGCTGTCGCGCCTAGTTGGAGGATCATACCCATACCTGACATCATCGACAAAGTCTGCAAAGATCCAGAGATGAGAAAGCAG GTTCGTTCCAATCCGTATATATACAGAGGAAAGCTTCCCTTGAAGACTTGTCATGAACTCCTCATGGTCAGCCTGGATATTGAGAAGAACTTGAGTCAG GTGACAATGCCGTTCTTGGTCCTCCACGGTGGAGACGACATCGTTACCGATCCTTCAGTCAGCAAGCTGTTGTTCGAGAAAGCATCAAGCAGGGACAAAACCTTCAAGCTCTACCCTGGGATGTGGCATGCGCTGACGGCTGAACTCCCTGACGATGTTGAGCGCGTGTACTCTGACATTATCTCTTGGCTAGAGGAGAGGGCGAATTGTACAGCTAATGTTTCAGAAACGAGTGGCACGCCAAGTGTCTAA
- the LOC133910153 gene encoding caffeoylshikimate esterase-like yields MAQYRDNIKYEEDFVVNSRGNRLFTCRWTPKKVEPKALIFICHGYGGECSVSMGDTAARLVHSGFAVYGIDHEGHGKSSGSKGYISNFGDVVKDCSNYFKSVCEKPENRSRKRFLYGFSMGGTMVLQLHRRDPLYWDGAVLLAPMCKISDDMRPHPIVVSALEMICAVVPSWRVIPAPDMIDKVCKNPQFKKEIRSNPYMYRGKLALQTGRELLTVSLDVEKNLHEVSLPFLVLHGEDDIVADPSGSKLLHERASSKDKTLKLYPGMWHVLMGEQPEDVERVFAVVISWLEDRAGSTATIPAERRSSMN; encoded by the exons ATG GCTCAGTACAGAGATAATATCAAGTATGAAGAG GACTTCGTTGTGAATTCACGAGGCAACAGACTGTTCACCTGCAGATGGACGCCGAAGAAGGTGGAGCCCAAAGCTCTGATCTTTATCTGTCACG GATACGGAGGGGAGTGCAGCGTATCAATGGGAG ACACCGCTGCTCGATTAGTACACTCGGGATTTGCGGTTTACGGTATCGACCATGAGGGCCATGGTAAATCTTCAGGCTCGAAAGGATACATATCGAACTTCGGCGACGTCGTCAAAGACTGTTCTAACTATTTCAAGAGTGTCTGCG AGAAGCCGGAGAACAGGTCTAGGAAGAGGTTCCTCTATGGCTTCTCCATGGGAGGGACCATGGTGCTTCAGCTCCACAGGAGGGATCCTCTCTACTGGGACGGTGCCGTCTTGCTTGCTCCTATGTGCAAG ATATCTGATGACATGCGGCCTCATCCGATAGTTGTTAGCGCTCTGGAGATGATCTGCGCCGTTGTGCCTAGCTGGAGAGTCATCCCTGCCCCAGACATGATTGACAAAGTCTGCAAAAATCCCCAGTTTAAAAAAGAG ATCCGTTCTAATCCATACATGTACAGAGGAAAACTCGCGCTGCAGACAGGCCGTGAACTCCTCACGGTGAGCCTAGACGTCGAGAAGAACCTACACGAG GTCTCGTTGCCGTTCCTGGTCCTGCACGGGGAGGACGACATCGTCGCCGACCCTTCGGGGAGCAAGCTGCTGCACGAGAGGGCGTCGAGCAAGGACAAGACCCTGAAGCTGTACCCCGGGATGTGGCACGTGCTCATGGGCGAACAGCCAGAGGACGTGGAGCGCGTCTTCGCCGTCGTGATCTCGTGGCTCGAGGACAGGGCGGGCAGTACAGCTACCATCCCGGCGGAACGACGAAGCTCCATGAACTAG
- the LOC133909097 gene encoding UDP-glucuronic acid decarboxylase 1-like: MKQLHKSSPTHAPSPAHAPAPKAAKPARPGPRSWLGYLLREQRLLFVLLGALIASTFFLLRPYLSLSPSSHLPAARPLFSFTAHGRVPAGFRPPPRRVVVTGGAGFVGSHLVDRLLEQGDSVIVVDNFFTGRKENVAHHLRNPRFELLRHDVVEPILLEVDRIYHLACPASPVHYKYNPIKTIKTNVMGTLNMLGLAKRIGARFLLTSTSEVYGDPLEHPQKESYWGHVNPIGVRSCYDEGKRTAETLTMDYHRGGGVEVRIARIFNTYGPRMCLDDGRVVSNFVAQALRRQPMTVYGDGKQTRSFQYVSDLVAGLMTLMESDHIGPFNLGNPGEFTMLELAQVVKETIDPMATIEFKPNTADDPHMRKPDITKAKELLHWEPKVPLREGLPLMVTDFRQRISDE; this comes from the exons ATGAAGCAGCTCCACAAGTCGTCCCCCACACACGCGCCGTCGCCGGCGCACGCGCCGGCGCCCAAGGCCGCCAAGCCTGCCCGCCCCGGCCCGCGCTCCTGGCTCGGGTACCTCCTCCGCGAGCAGCGCCTCCTCTTCGTCCTCCTCGGCGCGCTCATCGcgtccaccttcttcctcctccgcccctACCTCTCGCTCTCCCCCTCCTCACACCTACCCGCCGCCCGCCCGCTCTTCTCCTTCACCGCGCACGGACGCGTCCCCGCCGGCTtccgcccgccgccgcgccgcgtcGTCGTGACGGGCGGGGCCGGGTTCGTGGGCAGCCACCTCGTGGACCGGCTGCTGGAGCAGGGGGACAGCGTGATCGTTGTCGACAACTTCTTCACCGGGAGGAAGGAGAACGTCGCGCACCACCTCCGGAACCCCAGGTTCGAGCTGCTCCGCCACGACGTCGTCGAGCCCATCCTCCTCGAGGTCGACCGGATCTACCACCTCGCGTGCCCTGCGTCGCCTGTGCACTACAAGTACAATCCGATCAAGACGATC AAGACAAATGTCATGGGAACCTTGAATATGTTGGGCCTGGCAAAGCGAATTGGTGCAAGGTTCTTGTTGACTAGCACAAGTGAAGTTTATGGTGATCCACTTGAGCATCCACAGAAGGAGTCTTACTGGGGGCATGTTAATCCTATAG GTGTTAGGAGCTGCTATGATGAGGGGAAAAGAACAGCAGAGACTTTAACCATGGACTATCACCGTGGTGGTGGCGTTGAG GTGCGCATTGCTCGCATTTTCAATACATATGGTCCTCGTATGTGCCTGGATGATGGCCGTGTGGTCAGCAATTTTGTTGCACAG GCACTACGTAGGCAACCGATGACAGTTTATGGTGATGGAAAACAAACTCGAAGTTTCCAATATGTTTCTGATCTA GTTGCTGGATTGATGACTCTCATGGAGAGTGATCATATCGGTCCTTTCAACTTGGGAAACCCAGGAGAGTTCACCATGTTGGAGCTTGCACAG GTTGTGAAGGAAACGATTGACCCGATGGCAACAATTGAGTTCAAGCCCAATACAGCTGATGATCCCCATATGAGAAAGCCAGATATCACCAAGGCCAAAGAATTGCTACATTGGGAGCCAAAGGTCCCTCTCAGGGAAGGCCTTCCCTTAATGGTGACGGACTTCCGTCAAAGGATATCGGATGAGTAA
- the LOC133907775 gene encoding dirigent protein 16-like has translation MQARSCTRIVSQACIALAVLLGTMAAGARPASHSAPSAPHSSDQTITLYTTGAAPPRATAAFSQHPVFTSQGPIAHSNSWLRALTRPGALRPGTVTVVDEQLRGKKEFGLPLEGRLQGILVTSLADNSSHMVAVKASFAGDGTGDSLRFFGVRRDDEEESHIALVGGTGRYDGATGFAVLRAADAPETGGNVSLSRALSFRVHLK, from the coding sequence ATGCAAGCAAGATCTTGCACCCGCATCGTCAGCCAAGCCTGCATCGCTCTCGCCGTTCTACTGGGCACCATGGCTGCCGGCGCCCGTCCGGCAAGCCACAGTGCCCCGTCCGCCCCCCACAGCTCCGACCAGACGATCACACTGTACACTACCGGAGCCGCACCGCCGAGAGCCACAGCTGCTTTCTCGCAACACCCCGTCTTCACCAGCCAGGGCCCGATAGCCCATTCTAACAGCTGGTTGCGCGCCTTGACGCGGCCAGGCGCGCTCCGGCCAGGCACGGTGACCGTCGTCGACGAGCAGCTCCGCGGCAAGAAGGAGTTCGGGCTGCCTTTGGAAGGGAGGCTGCAGGGCATCCTCGTCACTAGCTTGGCAGATAACAGCAGCCACATGGTGGCGGTGAAGGCCTCGTTTGCCGGCGATGGCACGGGTGACAGCCTCAGGTTCTTCGGGGTCCGTCgtgacgacgaggaggagtcTCATATCGCGCTGGTTGGAGGGACGGGGCGGTACGACGGCGCCACAGGTTTCGCCGTTCTCAGAGCAGCTGATGCACCTGAAACGGGTGGAAATGTCAGCTTGAGCAGGGCTCTGAGTTTCAGAGTGCATCTAAAGTAG